The Verrucomicrobiota bacterium genome contains the following window.
GAGCCCTTCATTCGGAATATCCTGGTAACCACGGAGTTCCGGAAGCGACGGGACCAGGGCCAAATCCAGCTGATCGGGCGGCGCCTGAGGATTCGCAACCCTTCCTACCGACTCCCGGTCGTAGAGATCCCAATACTTACGCGGTGCCGAGAAAGGTAAATGGGGTTTGTGAAAACCCACCGCCAAAAAAAAGGGATTGGATTCCTCGTACCCCCTTCGCTCTTCCAACCAGGCCACCGCACTGCGTGCAATACGACCGTCCGGATACCGCTCGTCCGCAATCTTGGCCGCCTCCGTGGCCGACTTCTTACGCCCGGTAACAGGTCTGATTTCGCTGGACATCGTGTCTTGGTTTTCCGGAAGAAAATACCCTTGGGAAATATCGTTGGCATACAGGGTGGCTGGTTCCGACCAAGACCTGGGATCCTGATAAGGCTCCTGGCTGTGAAAGATTTTCCCAAAGGCCGTGGTATCGTAACCATGGTTTTTAAAGTGCTCCGGAATGGTCAGCATTTCAGGATCTTTATCCCGAAATCTCGTGTATAAATTCAAGACTCCCGTATTATCAGGTCTCCGCCCGATCATAAAAGAGGCTCTGGAGGGAGTGCAAACCGCTTCCTGGCAGTAGGCTTTTTGAAATACCACTCCCTGTCCGGCAAGCCCATCCATATTCGGCGTGCGGGCATAAGAATGCCCGTAGACACCCAGGTCTGGCCGCAGGTCATCGACAATAATGAATAGGACGTTGGGCTTGATTGTTGATTCATTTTTTCCAGGAAGGCCTTTCTGTCCGGAGGAGCATCCGGCCAACAAACCCAAGACGATGGCCAAGTAACAAAGCACACCGGGTCCTGTTTTCCATTTACTGTTGCGAGATTGCATCTAACCGATCCACAACTTTCCATCCGATACGGGAGAAGCATCTGACTCATTGACAAGCAGCGAACTCCAGTGAGTTGCGATGTAATTCTTTAACTTTTCTTGTGTTTCCTGGGAGACGGGAATAGCAGGTGGCCGAGGCGGTCCGGCTTGAAAGAAGCCAAAAGCATCCACGAGGGCCTTATGACGCGCCGTAGGACTATACTGGCTCCAGTCAGCCAGTTCTGATGGAAAAATATGGGGGCGCCCTGCACCCAGCTTCATCTTTCCGATAAACTCAGTCAGCGGCGATAATTCTTGCTCAGCTTTCAGGTATTCCCCCTCATTACAGTAACCCAGCACTTTCCCAAAGACATGGGGACTCAAACTCAAATGCATACTGCCGACACCAGCCGCATTGTGCTTGTGCATTTCAACAAGCCAACCGGCGTCCGTTGAGCTCATATGAATTAAGGGACTATGCGTATGAAACGACAACCATTTCGCAAAATCCCAATGCGCTTCCTTGCTTCCCACTATATTCGGAAACTCAGCTAATCGCCTGAAATTCTCCAAGGTATAATTCTGCCGCACCCAATCGTAATTATATACAATCAGACCAATTCCTGGGCATGCTTCAGATAAATCCTTCCAGAACTTATACAATTCTTCTTCCGATAGTGTAAAATAAAAGGGCTGCAATGCGATGGCTCCATCCACACCCAGTTCCATGGCCATACTAGTTCGCTCAATGACTTCCGCCGTGGATAACCCGCTCGTGCCCAAAACGCTGAGAATCCCGACACGTTCACATTCTTCCTGCAAAATACGAGCCAATCGGGAATATTCCTCCGAACTCAAGGTGAAAAATTCACCGGATGATCCTGCCATGACAATGCCGTGGACTCCAACATCCGCTAATTTGCGTATATTGCTCCTTACTGCATCCTCGTCGAGGAGCAGTGAACGATCAGTAAAGGGAGTTGGAGGATAGGCAAATATCCCCCGATAGTTTTCACGAGTAAGCATATTGTTTTTTTGTAATAATTCTAAATCAGTATTTCTATTTCGTCGGCGGAATTGATTCTTACCTCAAAATTAGACACACGCGATTTCACGTCGTAGAGACCCCTTCCCGTGATTATATCAAATTCCCAGCCATGCCAGGGACACCGAATGACCCGGTCCTTTAGAACCTCGGTAAAGAGTGATGTACCTTTTTCAGCAGGACGATAGGTAGAACCGGTGTTCCCGAGGCAGAGCGGCGCTCCCATGTGAGGACATTGATTCCGTATCGCGTAAACTTTCCCGTCTAATTTATAAACACCGATACTTCTGTTTCCCTGCTGAACAATGTGAAATTTCTTTTCTTTGAAGTTTTCCAGGGGCCCCGCATTCAGCACCTCTCGGTGTTTTCGGGCAGACATCAATCCAGCCTCTGCATCCTCAAATGCTTCAACAATCGCGGAATTACCAGTTTTACAGGAACACATGGCGAATGATGGTAAATGGAATTCGGTTGGCAGTTTGGAGCGCTGTCATTAACGCGAGAGGGACAATCGGTTGGAATACAATTCTAGAGCATTTTCAGACAAAATCCTCCGGCGTATGGCAGGAGATATCTGGGAAGGGAAAACCCGTTGCGGATCATCAAAATCCCAATGCGGAAAGTCACTTGAAAAACAGAGACGGTTTTCCGCGTTCACCATGTCAAATATCTCAAGAAGATGCTTTTTATCTGAAGGTTCTTCCATCGGTTGACTGGTGAACCAGACATGATCAGAGGCATATTCGCTCGGCAACCGGCGCAATCGGGGTCTGGTCGGGCGCAGCGATTTGAAGTTACGATCCATTCGCCAAAGCAGGTGCGGCATCCAGGCAAATCCTCCTTCTACCAGTAATACCCTTAGGCGGGGATAGCGTTCAAACAGCCCTTCACTAATCATGCTGGCCAACTGAGCCTGATAGGTGATGGAGAGTGTGGAATGCCATTCGAAATAACTGGAAGGCCGACCGACGGGAGTTGATGAACCGAGCGCCCCCTCCTGCCCCGGATGTAAAGCAAACACCAGGTTATTTTCCTCGCAGGCTGAAAAAATGGGATCATAAAAGCGATGACCATATAACAAATGCGATTCTCCCGGAACGACGACCTGAACAAACCGGAAATTACCTGCTGCGCGCGTTATCTCCTGGGCGGCCGCTTCGGGATCTCCGATATTGATGCAGACGGATCCCAACAAACGGGAATCTCTGGAAAGATAATATTCGTGCTGCCAATCATTCCAGGCCGTAGATAACTGGTTGGCCACGTCACTATTGTGAATCAAACCTACATACATGCCAGGCTGCGGCTGCAGGACTCCATATGCAATTCCCAGTAGATCCAGGTGAAGCCTGGCCAAGTCTCCTGCATCCAGGCACTCAACATCCCGCCGATTAACTCCGTGCGGATTCTGATAGCCATTCCATGGCTGGGTATCCATAGCCAGTTTTAGAGCCAGTTGCAGATTTTCAGGTATGAAGGGCTTCAAAGGACTGGCATCAGACGGATAAACATGAATATCGCTGTCAATGACCGCGTCAGCCTGCTCTTTTGTTTCCGTATCATTTTTCACAACTTAACAAAATATGTTTTCAGTGGATTTATATTTTTCACGCCTTCAATTACTTTTAGTCCCTGTATTGATTTCTTGAAAACTCCATTTCCCTGGACCAATCTTCTAATTTGACTTTCAAGCTGCTATATATCGAGGGGTATTACCGCTTGACAATTGGGTTTATCATTTTTGGCCATATTCTCCAGCTCAAATCTTGCTGAATCAACTGCCTGTTTATCCAGTGCATTACGAAGAACCAGATATCCCTGTTCACGATATTCTTCGATTTGTTTTGGCCCTAATAGCTCAAATCCGTTGTGACCTTCGTTCTCTACATACGAAGCTCGGTAAAGAGAATCATCGTAAGCTTGGGCTCTCTGTTCAATTATAACCTTCATTGGCTTAAGCCTTAGAAACAAACCTTATTAAAATTCCCCGGATAAAGATACCCCAATCTGCCGGGGAGTATTCACCCGCACAGTCATGAATGTATCGTCAAAAGCATTTTTTACATATGCG
Protein-coding sequences here:
- a CDS encoding amidohydrolase family protein, with translation MKNDTETKEQADAVIDSDIHVYPSDASPLKPFIPENLQLALKLAMDTQPWNGYQNPHGVNRRDVECLDAGDLARLHLDLLGIAYGVLQPQPGMYVGLIHNSDVANQLSTAWNDWQHEYYLSRDSRLLGSVCINIGDPEAAAQEITRAAGNFRFVQVVVPGESHLLYGHRFYDPIFSACEENNLVFALHPGQEGALGSSTPVGRPSSYFEWHSTLSITYQAQLASMISEGLFERYPRLRVLLVEGGFAWMPHLLWRMDRNFKSLRPTRPRLRRLPSEYASDHVWFTSQPMEEPSDKKHLLEIFDMVNAENRLCFSSDFPHWDFDDPQRVFPSQISPAIRRRILSENALELYSNRLSLSR
- a CDS encoding Rieske (2Fe-2S) protein, with protein sequence MCSCKTGNSAIVEAFEDAEAGLMSARKHREVLNAGPLENFKEKKFHIVQQGNRSIGVYKLDGKVYAIRNQCPHMGAPLCLGNTGSTYRPAEKGTSLFTEVLKDRVIRCPWHGWEFDIITGRGLYDVKSRVSNFEVRINSADEIEILI
- a CDS encoding sulfatase, which codes for MQSRNSKWKTGPGVLCYLAIVLGLLAGCSSGQKGLPGKNESTIKPNVLFIIVDDLRPDLGVYGHSYARTPNMDGLAGQGVVFQKAYCQEAVCTPSRASFMIGRRPDNTGVLNLYTRFRDKDPEMLTIPEHFKNHGYDTTAFGKIFHSQEPYQDPRSWSEPATLYANDISQGYFLPENQDTMSSEIRPVTGRKKSATEAAKIADERYPDGRIARSAVAWLEERRGYEESNPFFLAVGFHKPHLPFSAPRKYWDLYDRESVGRVANPQAPPDQLDLALVPSLPELRGYQDIPNEGLVSPEKSAELIHGYLACVSFVDAQIGLLLNQLKQMGIYENTIVVLLGDHGFHLGERGYWCKATNYELDARVPLIVKPAGQGYAQGESDTIVELVDLFPTLADLADLPIPALLDGQSLRVELETPNAMRERAAFSQFPRPWEISDWRGQPSIMGYSVRTDRWRFVLWVDFAGKAEIARELYDHQTDPVEMKNLAGNPQFLAVEERHHELLGEKWKSL
- a CDS encoding dihydrodipicolinate synthase family protein, which produces MLTRENYRGIFAYPPTPFTDRSLLLDEDAVRSNIRKLADVGVHGIVMAGSSGEFFTLSSEEYSRLARILQEECERVGILSVLGTSGLSTAEVIERTSMAMELGVDGAIALQPFYFTLSEEELYKFWKDLSEACPGIGLIVYNYDWVRQNYTLENFRRLAEFPNIVGSKEAHWDFAKWLSFHTHSPLIHMSSTDAGWLVEMHKHNAAGVGSMHLSLSPHVFGKVLGYCNEGEYLKAEQELSPLTEFIGKMKLGAGRPHIFPSELADWSQYSPTARHKALVDAFGFFQAGPPRPPAIPVSQETQEKLKNYIATHWSSLLVNESDASPVSDGKLWIG